The following are encoded together in the Zingiber officinale cultivar Zhangliang chromosome 8A, Zo_v1.1, whole genome shotgun sequence genome:
- the LOC122012903 gene encoding ethylene-responsive transcription factor ERF014-like: MGKSSGKRQYNGVRRRSWGSWVSEIRAPLHKTRIWLGSYSTPDAAARAYDAALLCLKGSSAATFNFPAALPRGRLIAPSSLSPKSIQKLAAAAAAATMATMATNTPPLTTTTTTTSFPSDSDEIQYRSVDVLATYSSTTSTTSEKKEVVVDESWVDLGAIVQSPKNVDDDRFVVSSSYWPEEWEEEMAAGDMNLWSFC; the protein is encoded by the coding sequence ATGGGGAAGAGCAGCGGGAAGAGGCAGTACAACGGGGTGCGGCGGCGGAGCTGGGGCTCGTGGGTCTCCGAGATCAGGGCGCCGCTCCACAAGACCCGTATCTGGCTCGGCTCCTACTCCACCCCGGACGCCGCCGCCCGCGCCTACGACGCTGCTCTCCTTTGCCTCAAGGGCTCCTCCGCCGCCACCTTCAACTTCCCCGCCGCCCTCCCTCGCGGCCGCCTCATCGCCCCCTCCTCCTTATCCCCCAAGTCCATCCAAAAACTCGCCGCTGCCGCTGCCGCCGCCACCATGGCCACCATGGCCACCAACACTCCtcctcttactactactactacaacTACATCATTTCCTTCCGACTCCGACGAGATTCAGTACCGGTCCGTTGACGTGCTGGCGACCTACAGCTCCACGACGTCAACGACGAGTGAGAAGAAGGAAGTGGTAGTGGATGAATCTTGGGTGGATCTCGGAGCGATAGTGCAGTCGCCGAAGAACGTGGACGACGATCGATTTGTAGTATCTTCTAGTTACTGGCCGGAGGAGTGGGAGGAGGAGATGGCTGCCGGCGACATGAACCTGTGGAGCTTCTGCTAG